The DNA segment ccatggcccacgttccgccacctgcagggTGAAAGGACAAGAATGAAGTGACGGCAAGTCACTTTCTGCGATCACTTCCCACAATTTCTGACAGTCGCAAcaactaccacgatctctgtcagccgcccgtagggtgatgatggccctgccaccacctagtatcatcatgacaacacaaaatatctccctaccattaaagagagaaacaaagcttctgatactatatatatgaaccttcacacaaaaaggaaggtaagcttgctatacctggtaaaaggccaactgatttatctctatctctctaaccatggctgacaaaaccatcagagggtgcgtccggacatcTCATCCGAACGCCTTTTGCAGGTAGTACGATTGAATtaagaatctatattggttgagatcgtgcgtccacccatttggcaactacgtggatcaccagggacgcgaggcctcaacattaGCGCCTTCTGTGGGAAAATATCATTGATTCAATCACCAGCAAAGATGGTCACACCTTCCCAAAGCCGTTCATCTGGTAGGGAAGAGGAAGATAATTCTGAATGGCGCCGAGCCATCGaaagaagacagttggcaagaGAGCAACAACTAAAAGCTCTCCTCTAGGAGACAGAAagattaagaaaagaaaacgtGGTACTACGCATCTAGGCTTCAACATCAGGGCCTCCTCGTTGTCAGCATTCAAGAGGCCAAGTAGCAAACTCGAGGCCAGAACCAGagtcaatatatcctgggacaGCGGGAGCTATCCCAGAAACATACAACGTGAGGCCACATGAGCCACACACGCCTATGCCCCGGGCTCCCCATGAGGAAAGCTCGGACTCCactcatttttcagcaaaaagacaatGCGATAGAAAATCccagttgtcaaattcaatgcgAGCGAGACTaagcccacaagagcctgggaaACCAAGGCCACCAGCAGCCACAACCTGGGTAGCACGCCCTGACCCTATGGTCacccccatggtgcagaacgtgcTCCCGCACCGTGACCCTATGGTCACCCCCATGGTGCGGAACGTTCACTCGCACCTAGCGGTATGACAAgatgggagaaacctcccaaacgagccacccatcggctccatcagcaaaaggctagacgacatgctctccacgcctttctgctctcatatcattcattacgagcccccaaggggattcctcgtaccaaaattcTCCACATACAATGGGTCCAGCGATCCCttcgaccatatcatgcattatcaacagctcatgacgctcgatattggcaacgacgCGCTGTTgtgcaaagtattccccgccagTCTACAAGAGCAGACCCCtttcatggtttcatcgcctacctcccaattctgttggcaatttcagggacctgtccgaagctttcgtgggacaatacttgtgctccgctcgacacaagcagaacatcagcactctgcaaaacataaaaatgcaggacAACGAATCCTTAAGGGAGTTCGTGAAGCGGTTTGGTCAAGTCGTGCTTCAAGTAGAGGCTTGCGGTATGGATgttgtcctacagatcttcaagcgaagcatctgtccaggcacacCATTTTTCGAATCGCTAGCTAAAAAGCCTCTTACAACGATGAACGACTTGTTCAGACGTGCAAACAAAtactcaatgctcgaagatgacatACGAGCAGCCACCCAGCAAGTCCTAGTTGCTGGGCAAGCATCTAGAAGTGGCATGGATAGAAGTGCCAAACTTCCGGACCGGCCGAGGCCGTCCGATCGAAGACAGAAGGGACCAAGTCGCCCGGAAAGGTCACCCCTCACGcctctttccatatcatatgaaaaacttcTTCCTATGATCCAAGGtctgtccgacttcaggtggcctagacccctcggAACGGACCCAACCAAAAGAGATCATAGCAAGAGATGTGTCTTCCACAAGGAGCATGGTCACACAACGGAAGAATGCAGGTGCCTCCATTATTTGGTCGTAAGGCTCATAAGGGCGGGAAACTTAAAAcaatacctccgctcagataccAAAGGAAGAGACGCTTTCCAAAATCATAATTCTGGAGCCCCCAAAGCCTCAGCTGCCCCCAAAgccgttataaactatattaacggaggCTCATCTGACGAGGAGTATGACTCTAAGCGAAAGAGACAAAAGTTGTTGCGGGATGCATCAGTACGCGAACgtatcaactccatccggcctGGACTAACTGGAGGAGGCCTTCGCTCCATAGATGgaacaatcattttcccaccagtagacccCACCCCGACATTGCAGCCACaccgcgacgccctcatcctatCCCTAGAGATAAGAGACTTCAACATGAGACGCATTCTGGTTTACCCAGGCAACTCGGCCAATCTTGTGCAAGCATCGGTCGTTAGCCACATGGGGCACAGTCTCACGAACCTTGAAAACCCTAGACGAATcctatccggattcaacgggtcaTCAACTATGTCCTTGGGAGACAttgtactgccggtccaagTTGACCCaatcactctcaacgtacaattttcGGCAGTACAAGATTTATCACatttcaatgtcatcttggggcgcacatggctacactacatgaaagccatcccctctacatatcatcaaatggtaagtttccttaccAAGGATGGCCAAATTGATctatatggcagccagttagtcgctcgccaatgctaccaAATAGCACGAGAAACAGGGACCAGTCAGGAGGATGCATCCCTCCCTAAGTCCAGCAATGCacatgaccaatagcaattattgggtccggtggacaaagatcccccggcagcagATCCCTTGCAAATAATCCAAATTTCGGAAGAAAGTACTCATCTTACGAATATCAGTTCCCTCCTGACACCAGAAGAAACCCGGAGCATGCAAAACTCCCTCAGACAAAACCATGACATTTTCGCATGGGCACATTccgatatgaagggaattcatccctccattACTTCTCATAAGCTTAATGTCTTGCCAACAGCCAGACCCATCCGGTAGAAGGTTAGACGTTTCCACCCGGACATACAAACAATTATCCGGAATGAGGTTGACAAATTActagaagccggattcatcagagaagtagaTTACCCggtgatgcgactcatggtatgTAACACCCAAGCATTTTCtcttaagggtaatttaggaaattgttattaataattaaattaattgattaattaatttaataaagtggaagagtggtaaaagtgtaattttacgaataaataccctaggtataaattagaaattttattctttcccttcttttctgaatagagttcctgttcgcagaattccagagaacgtaaggttggagtcagatttcagggttgaagaacagatctctataggtaagtttctaacccctagattattattttagattcattagttaatttcaagcattagatatattttttttggaaaaccccaaatctagattagggttagattatttttttaatttgttttaatatcaaatagtgaaaatttaatattttgattttaatattggaatttgggagatcttaagttttattagaaaaaaaaaaaaatttccttgga comes from the Vitis vinifera cultivar Pinot Noir 40024 chromosome 12, ASM3070453v1 genome and includes:
- the LOC132254721 gene encoding uncharacterized protein LOC132254721; translation: MQDNESLREFVKRFGQVVLQVEACGMDVVLQIFKRSICPGTPFFESLAKKPLTTMNDLFRRANKYSMLEDDIRAATQQVLVAGQASRSGMDRSAKLPDRPRPSDRRQKGPSRPERSPLTPLSISYEKLLPMIQGLSDFRWPRPLGTDPTKRDHSKRCVFHKEHGHTTEECRCLHYLVVRLIRAGNLKQYLRSDTKGRDAFQNHNSGAPKASAAPKAVINYINGGSSDEEYDSKRKRQKLLRDASVRERINSIRPGLTGGGLRSIDGTIIFPPVDPTPTLQPHRDALILSLEIRDFNMRRILVYPGNSANLVQASVVSHMGHSLTNLENPRRILSGFNGSSTMSLGDIVLPVQVDPITLNPVSRSPMLPNSTRNRDQSGGCIPP